One window from the genome of Vicia villosa cultivar HV-30 ecotype Madison, WI unplaced genomic scaffold, Vvil1.0 ctg.000131F_1_1_1, whole genome shotgun sequence encodes:
- the LOC131624448 gene encoding putative F-box protein At1g65770, giving the protein MAGDWGNLEVISLNLIFDKLSERIDQIYFSAVCKYWYSIAKVNHQYRKTKNNALPMLMIPQKNKCRTKRSLYGLSSNTIYPLQLQVPYNRRLCGSSHGWLAKVESSKNIVITLLNPFQNLAQIPLPPIYMLNIDRRRENYECNVHKVILSTNPTTRPHDYITVAIYSMRKCLAFIKAGQKLWTYIDCEHFCFTDVIFYKGLVYAVGRWNNIISLDLCCSGNANVILNVVSSRGDVYAHRAYLVESLEGDLWLIRKFISYPPHDFVDENRNNHSNGTKRFEVYKLELDLQSGKLKQMVKLDSLGDNVVFVGDSDSVSFSASYFSNHLQKDSIYYSDDFYDDMPFPYPNGAFNMGIYNVKDGSFSQHCPYHHWFKRMPPALWVLPPNKWD; this is encoded by the coding sequence ATGGCAGGAGATTGGGGAAATTTAGAAGttatttctctaaatttgattttTGACAAGTTGTCAGAGCGTATCGATCAAATCTATTTCAGTGCAGTATGTAAGTATTGGTACTCTATTGCAAAGGTTAATCATCAATAtcgaaaaacaaaaaataatgcaTTGCCAATGCTAATGATTCCCCAAAAGAATAAGTGTAGAACAAAAAGAAGTTTGTATGGGCTTTCATCGAACACAATTTACCCTCTCCAACTACAAGTACCTTATAATAGGAGACTGTGTGGCTCTAGTCATGGTTGGTTGGCAAAAGTTGAATCCTCTAAAAATATTGTCATAACTCTACTAAATCCTTTCCAAAACCTAGCTCAAATTCCTCTGCCTCCTATCTACATGTTGAATATAGATAGAAGGAGAGAAAACTATGAATGTAATGTGCATAAAGTTATTTTATCTACCAATCCTACAACTAGGCCACATGATTATATCACAGTAGCAATCTATAGCATGCGTAAATGTCTTGCTTTTATAAAAGCCGGACAAAAGTTGTGGACATATATTGATTGTGAACATTTTTGTTTTACGGATGTTATATTCTATAAAGGTCTAGTCTATGCCGTGGGACGGTGGAATAACATTATCTCTCTCGATCTTTGTTGTTCAGGGAACGCGAATGTCATTCTCAATGTTGTTTCTTCGCGTGGAGATGTTTATGCTCATCGAGCGTATCTTGTAGAATCTTTGGAGGGTGACTTATGGcttataagaaaatttattagttaTCCTCCTCATGATTTTGTCGATGAAAATAGAAACAACCATAGTAATGGTACAAAAAGATTTGAAGTGTATAAGTTGGAATTGGATCTCCAAAGTGGTAAGCTTAAACAAATGGTGAAACTTGATAGTTTGGGAGACAATGTTGTATTTGTTGGAGACAGTGATTCTGTATCTTTCTCGGCTTCATATTTCTCTAATCATCTACAAAAGGATTCAATATATTACTCTGATGATTTCTATGACGACATGCCATTTCCTTATCCTAATGGGGCATTTAACATGGGAATCTATAATGTAAAAGATGGAAGTTTTAGTCAACATTGCCCTTATCATCATTGGTTCAAACGAATGCCCCCAGCACTATGGGTTCTTCCACCAAATAAATGGGATTGA